In Sulfurisphaera javensis, a single genomic region encodes these proteins:
- the ahcY gene encoding adenosylhomocysteinase — MDYKVKDLSLAEQGKKQIEWAEMHMPALMEIRKEFEREKPLQGVRISAVLHVTKETAVLVKTLKIGGASVALAGSNPLSTQDDVAAALVEEGIHVFAWRGENEKDYYDNIREILKYEPQIIMDDGGDLHAYVHENMPQLKLFGGTEETTTGVIRLKAMEEQKVLRYPVIAVNNAFTKYLFDNRIGTGQSTIDGILRATNILIAGKVAVVVGYGWVGRGIALRLRGMGARVIVVEASPLRALEAVMDGFDVMPMGKAAELGEIFVTATGNINVIRKEHILKMKDGAILANSGHFNVEIDVKGLKEIAKSSRVIRPNLEEYQLPNGKRVYLLAEGRLVNLAAAEGHPSEVMDLSFSNQALSVKYIYENRGKLENKVYNVPAEIDETVARLKLKGMGIEIEQMTQEQIEYMKQWKYGT; from the coding sequence ATGGACTACAAAGTTAAAGATCTTAGTTTAGCTGAACAAGGGAAAAAGCAAATAGAATGGGCAGAAATGCATATGCCAGCCTTGATGGAAATAAGAAAAGAGTTTGAAAGAGAAAAACCCCTACAAGGAGTAAGAATTAGTGCGGTTCTTCATGTTACTAAAGAAACTGCTGTTTTAGTAAAAACGTTAAAGATAGGAGGAGCTAGTGTAGCTTTAGCTGGGAGTAATCCATTATCAACACAAGACGATGTGGCAGCAGCATTAGTTGAAGAAGGAATACATGTTTTTGCTTGGAGGGGAGAGAATGAAAAAGACTATTATGATAATATTAGAGAGATTCTAAAGTATGAACCACAAATAATTATGGATGATGGAGGAGACCTTCACGCTTATGTACATGAAAATATGCCCCAATTAAAACTATTTGGAGGAACAGAGGAAACAACGACTGGAGTAATAAGATTAAAAGCAATGGAGGAACAAAAGGTCTTAAGATACCCAGTTATTGCAGTTAACAACGCATTTACAAAATATTTATTTGATAATAGAATAGGGACAGGACAAAGCACTATTGATGGTATACTTAGAGCTACAAATATATTAATTGCTGGTAAAGTTGCTGTGGTTGTAGGTTATGGTTGGGTAGGAAGAGGAATAGCATTAAGACTAAGAGGTATGGGTGCAAGAGTTATCGTAGTAGAAGCTTCACCATTAAGAGCGCTAGAAGCTGTGATGGATGGTTTTGATGTAATGCCTATGGGTAAGGCAGCAGAGTTAGGAGAAATATTTGTAACAGCTACTGGTAACATAAATGTGATAAGAAAGGAGCACATACTTAAGATGAAAGATGGAGCAATACTTGCTAATTCTGGTCATTTTAACGTAGAAATTGATGTAAAAGGACTTAAGGAAATTGCGAAATCATCCAGAGTAATAAGGCCTAACTTAGAAGAATATCAATTGCCTAATGGGAAAAGAGTATATTTATTGGCTGAAGGAAGATTAGTTAACTTAGCTGCAGCAGAAGGTCATCCTAGTGAAGTTATGGATCTGAGTTTTTCTAATCAAGCACTCTCTGTTAAGTACATATATGAAAACAGAGGAAAGTTAGAAAACAAAGTATATAACGTTCCTGCTGAAATTGATGAGACTGTTGCTAGACTAAAGCTTAAGGGTATGGGAATAGAGATAGAGCAAATGACTCAAGAACAGATAGAATATATGAAGCAATGGAAATATGGAACTTAA
- a CDS encoding putative integrase, which produces MREEKTRYKYGDVIIRERKGRYYVYILENVNGEIKERYVGPLDKVVKSYIELKLGVEGDVPPSMGPLGLEPRTSAASGHKRE; this is translated from the coding sequence ATGAGGGAAGAAAAAACGAGATATAAGTATGGTGATGTGATAATAAGGGAAAGAAAAGGTCGGTATTATGTTTACATTCTAGAGAACGTGAATGGTGAGATAAAGGAGCGTTACGTTGGTCCTTTAGATAAGGTCGTAAAATCATATATTGAATTGAAATTGGGGGTTGAAGGGGATGTTCCCCCTTCAATGGGCCCGCTGGGACTTGAACCCAGGACCTCCGCCGCGTCAGGGCATAAAAGAGAGTAA
- a CDS encoding integrase gives MFPLQWARWDLNPGPPPRQGIKESKERSKKSLVANLLQYATDGNLKDFYDYLINERKISEETAKERLHYLQTREVRLSDAGIKAYRLFTKFLISRGLISEEFANKILKELKVPRSNADLYVPTIEEIKRTLQLAKEYSENVYLVYRLALESGARLSEILKVLKEPERDVCDNGICYYPLAWTRGYKGVFYVFHITPLRKLSITQYAIQDFEKHRDALPIKYIRKFVSTKLAELGIPLDVIDFIQGRKPTRVLTQHYVSLFGIAKEHYKKYAEWLKEFYQHL, from the coding sequence ATGTTCCCCCTTCAATGGGCCCGCTGGGACTTGAACCCAGGACCTCCGCCGCGTCAGGGCATAAAAGAGAGTAAAGAACGCTCTAAAAAATCGTTAGTTGCCAATTTACTCCAATATGCGACAGACGGCAACTTAAAGGACTTTTACGACTATCTAATTAATGAACGAAAAATAAGCGAAGAGACCGCAAAAGAGAGATTGCATTACTTACAAACCCGTGAGGTTAGATTATCAGATGCGGGGATTAAAGCGTATAGACTTTTCACAAAGTTCTTAATTAGCCGTGGATTAATCAGTGAAGAGTTCGCTAACAAGATATTGAAGGAGTTAAAAGTACCCAGGAGTAACGCCGATTTATATGTTCCTACGATTGAAGAAATAAAGCGTACTCTTCAATTAGCGAAAGAATACAGTGAAAACGTCTATCTCGTTTATCGTCTCGCGTTAGAAAGTGGGGCGAGATTAAGCGAAATATTGAAAGTGTTGAAAGAGCCAGAGCGTGATGTTTGCGATAATGGGATATGTTATTATCCATTAGCATGGACTCGCGGTTATAAAGGAGTATTTTATGTATTCCACATAACGCCCCTTAGGAAGTTGAGTATAACGCAATATGCAATACAAGACTTTGAGAAACACAGAGACGCTTTACCAATAAAATACATTAGAAAGTTTGTAAGTACGAAATTAGCCGAACTGGGAATTCCACTTGACGTAATCGATTTTATCCAGGGTAGAAAGCCTACTCGCGTACTAACGCAACATTACGTTTCGCTTTTCGGAATAGCGAAAGAGCATTATAAGAAGTATGCGGAATGGCTTAAGGAGTTTTATCAACACTTATAG
- a CDS encoding CopG family ribbon-helix-helix protein has translation MVPYSSPIYKLFMIERFIYTYVKIKYKGRNMTQNVSQKSKPKVKRFVFYATPEFVEEIEKIGAKYGINNRSELIRMALREFVERRANKNG, from the coding sequence ATGGTACCTTATTCTTCGCCTATTTATAAACTTTTTATGATAGAAAGGTTTATATATACGTACGTAAAGATAAAGTATAAGGGACGAAATATGACACAAAATGTGTCACAAAAATCGAAACCTAAAGTCAAAAGATTCGTTTTTTATGCAACTCCCGAGTTCGTGGAAGAAATCGAGAAAATCGGAGCAAAGTACGGGATAAACAATAGGAGCGAATTGATACGAATGGCGTTAAGAGAATTCGTCGAAAGGAGGGCTAATAAAAATGGCTAA
- a CDS encoding AbrB/MazE/SpoVT family DNA-binding domain-containing protein, translated as MRPFVRKSGAGNEVYYLNIPKDVVEAYQISRDDNFILSVEKDSEGNLVLKYTRVNKA; from the coding sequence ATGAGACCGTTTGTAAGAAAAAGTGGCGCGGGTAACGAAGTCTATTATCTTAATATTCCTAAAGATGTTGTTGAGGCTTATCAGATATCTAGAGATGATAACTTTATCCTTAGCGTAGAGAAAGACTCTGAAGGGAATCTTGTGTTGAAATACACTAGGGTTAATAAGGCATAG
- a CDS encoding ribbon-helix-helix domain-containing protein encodes MVNTKSFKLNLTPEKYETLKRISKQTGVSMNDIIRLAIDRYLKEASS; translated from the coding sequence ATGGTAAACACGAAATCATTTAAACTAAACTTGACCCCAGAAAAGTACGAAACCCTAAAGAGGATTAGCAAACAGACGGGAGTAAGTATGAATGACATCATACGCTTAGCAATAGATAGATACCTAAAAGAGGCGTCATCATAA
- a CDS encoding beta-CASP ribonuclease aCPSF1, producing MSSLRLNIIATIYNNIPKEAGITKIEFEGPEIAIYVKNPSVLADKTELFKKIAKDIRKRIVLKADEKARRDKKETIEIIKNIVPKEAEITDIKFDEELGEVLIKAKKPGLVIGKGGTIQNKIFFETFWRPIIVREPPIKSRTYDSILTHIYNETEYRSKMLKVFGERIHRELLFKDRSVRITALGGFQEVGRSAVLVETPESKVLLDVGLNPSVSYGERLFPKLDIDQVRLEDIDAVVITHAHLDHCGMVPLLFKYGYDGPVYTTSPTRDIMALMQLDALDVAEKEGRPLPYTAKEVRKELLHTITLDYEEVTDIAPDIKLTFYNAGHILGSAMAHLHIGDGTHNIVYTGDFKYARTKLLDKANDEFPRVDTMIMETTYGDHEQEGREEAEAKLIEIINRTVSRGGRVLIPVLAVGRGQEIMLVLNDAMKKKLIPEVPIYVTGLVEEITAIHNAYPEMLSREVREAILYKDENPFMSEFFHRIEGFREDIAQGEPSIILATSGMLNGGPAVEFFKTMAPDSRNAIIFVSYQAEGTLGRKVSDGATEIQIIDRDGRVENIQIKMEVQRVEGFSGHSDRRQLLNFLRNLNSKPKNLVLNHGEPGSIESFRRYVEREKTKIGLNGTRVYAPQILDSLRVV from the coding sequence GTGTCCTCTCTTAGATTGAATATAATAGCAACAATATATAATAATATACCAAAAGAAGCTGGAATAACAAAAATAGAGTTTGAAGGACCAGAGATAGCTATATATGTAAAGAACCCATCAGTCCTAGCAGATAAGACAGAATTATTTAAGAAAATAGCAAAAGATATACGAAAAAGAATTGTACTAAAAGCTGATGAAAAAGCTAGAAGAGATAAGAAAGAAACAATAGAAATTATAAAGAATATAGTCCCTAAAGAAGCAGAAATAACTGATATAAAATTTGATGAAGAACTCGGTGAAGTTCTAATTAAAGCGAAGAAACCTGGTTTAGTTATAGGAAAAGGAGGAACGATACAAAACAAGATATTTTTTGAAACTTTTTGGAGACCAATAATAGTTAGAGAGCCTCCAATTAAATCCAGAACTTATGACAGCATTCTAACTCATATTTACAATGAAACTGAATATAGATCTAAAATGCTTAAGGTCTTTGGAGAGAGAATACACAGAGAACTTCTATTTAAAGATAGAAGTGTAAGAATAACAGCATTAGGTGGATTTCAAGAGGTTGGGAGATCAGCCGTATTAGTTGAAACTCCAGAAAGTAAAGTACTACTTGATGTTGGATTGAATCCAAGCGTTAGTTATGGAGAAAGATTATTTCCTAAACTTGATATAGACCAAGTAAGACTTGAGGACATTGATGCCGTAGTAATAACTCACGCTCATTTAGATCATTGCGGTATGGTACCATTACTATTTAAATATGGTTATGATGGACCAGTATATACAACTTCTCCCACAAGGGACATTATGGCATTAATGCAATTAGATGCTTTAGATGTAGCTGAAAAAGAAGGAAGACCACTCCCATATACAGCAAAAGAAGTTAGAAAAGAACTTTTACATACAATAACTCTAGATTACGAAGAAGTAACCGACATCGCACCAGATATAAAACTAACTTTCTATAACGCTGGACATATTTTAGGTTCAGCTATGGCACACCTACATATAGGTGATGGAACACATAATATAGTCTATACTGGTGATTTTAAGTATGCTAGAACAAAATTACTTGACAAAGCTAATGACGAGTTCCCAAGAGTAGATACAATGATTATGGAAACAACATACGGTGACCATGAGCAAGAAGGGAGAGAAGAGGCTGAAGCGAAACTTATAGAGATAATCAACAGAACTGTAAGTAGAGGAGGTAGAGTATTAATTCCAGTACTTGCGGTTGGAAGAGGACAAGAAATAATGCTTGTCCTTAATGATGCAATGAAGAAGAAACTCATACCAGAAGTACCAATATACGTTACTGGTTTAGTTGAAGAAATAACAGCAATACATAATGCCTATCCAGAAATGTTAAGTAGAGAAGTAAGAGAAGCAATACTTTATAAAGATGAAAATCCTTTCATGTCAGAATTCTTCCACAGAATTGAAGGATTTAGAGAAGATATAGCACAAGGTGAACCTTCAATAATATTAGCAACCTCTGGAATGCTTAATGGAGGACCAGCCGTAGAATTTTTCAAGACAATGGCTCCAGACAGTAGAAATGCGATAATTTTCGTTAGTTATCAAGCAGAAGGCACTTTAGGAAGAAAAGTAAGCGATGGAGCCACTGAAATTCAAATAATTGATAGAGATGGAAGGGTAGAGAATATACAAATAAAGATGGAAGTCCAAAGAGTAGAAGGATTTTCTGGACACTCAGATAGAAGACAATTATTGAATTTCTTAAGGAATCTCAATTCAAAGCCTAAGAACTTAGTTTTGAACCACGGTGAGCCTGGATCAATTGAATCCTTTAGAAGATATGTAGAGAGAGAGAAGACTAAAATAGGATTAAATGGAACAAGAGTTTATGCACCGCAGATACTTGATAGCCTTAGAGTAGTATAA
- a CDS encoding NAD(P)-dependent glycerol-1-phosphate dehydrogenase, with protein sequence MELKEHIIDLPKKVYIGYDIIENTKDYITSLNLSGPFLIVTGPLVRKIITNKVLETLRDEKLEVIEVKIASMDEVSKVEEVAKKINANTIIGVGGGNIIDVAKYVAYRIGKEFISIPTAPSHDGITSPFASIKGLGKPTSVKAKGPIAIIADINVLSSAPRRLINAGIGDTIGKITAVRDWQLAAKLRGEYYGDYTASLALMSAKHAISCAKILDKDLKAGVRILTEALISSGVAMGMAGSTRPASGSEHLFAHAIEILYPDKALHGELVALGTILMAYIHGINWVKIKNAMKKVGLSTKAKQLGIPDEIVIKALTIAHTIRPERYTILGDRGITWEAAEKIAKETGVID encoded by the coding sequence GTGGAACTAAAGGAACACATTATTGATTTACCAAAGAAAGTTTATATTGGTTATGATATAATTGAAAATACTAAAGATTATATTACTTCACTCAATCTTTCTGGGCCATTTCTTATAGTTACTGGACCTCTAGTTAGGAAAATAATAACAAATAAAGTTCTAGAAACTTTAAGGGATGAAAAACTAGAAGTAATAGAGGTAAAAATTGCTTCAATGGACGAAGTAAGTAAAGTTGAAGAAGTAGCAAAAAAAATAAACGCTAACACCATAATAGGAGTTGGCGGAGGTAATATAATAGATGTTGCAAAATATGTAGCCTATAGAATTGGAAAGGAATTTATAAGTATTCCTACAGCTCCTTCTCATGATGGAATAACTTCTCCTTTTGCGTCAATTAAAGGATTAGGTAAACCGACTTCAGTAAAAGCTAAAGGCCCTATAGCAATAATAGCAGACATTAATGTATTATCTTCAGCACCTAGAAGGTTAATAAATGCTGGAATAGGAGATACAATAGGTAAAATAACTGCCGTTAGAGATTGGCAATTAGCAGCAAAACTGAGAGGAGAGTATTACGGAGATTATACTGCTTCCTTAGCTTTAATGTCAGCTAAACATGCTATATCTTGTGCAAAAATTCTTGATAAAGATCTGAAAGCTGGAGTCAGAATACTTACTGAAGCTTTAATAAGTAGTGGTGTTGCTATGGGAATGGCTGGAAGTACAAGGCCAGCAAGTGGTTCTGAACATTTATTTGCTCATGCAATTGAAATTTTATACCCAGATAAAGCCTTACATGGAGAGTTAGTAGCCTTAGGAACCATCCTTATGGCTTATATTCATGGGATTAATTGGGTTAAAATAAAGAATGCAATGAAAAAAGTTGGTTTATCTACTAAAGCGAAACAGTTAGGAATTCCAGATGAAATTGTAATAAAAGCATTAACCATTGCACATACAATAAGGCCAGAAAGATACACAATTTTAGGTGATAGAGGTATAACTTGGGAGGCTGCTGAAAAAATAGCTAAAGAAACTGGAGTTATCGACTAA
- a CDS encoding FKBP-type peptidyl-prolyl cis-trans isomerase, whose translation MLKDKDFVYIDYIAKVKDTGEVFDTTIEEEAKKANIYNKENKYGPKLVILGEHNVIQGLEEALYQMNPGEEKEIEIPPEKAYGLRDNTKVKTIPLGDLKRQGISPYPNMVVRLSNGSLAVIKSVSGGRVILDLNHPLAGKTLVYKVKIVKVLESEADKIKALIERWLGSSYVDKLNMELDEKKNVKFTLPKELFLVEDIQVRKYMLAKDIINYVLPDSTITFIENYNKDVFSR comes from the coding sequence ATGTTAAAAGATAAAGATTTTGTCTATATAGATTACATTGCAAAAGTAAAAGATACTGGGGAAGTTTTCGATACGACTATTGAAGAAGAAGCAAAGAAAGCTAATATTTATAATAAAGAAAATAAATACGGACCAAAATTAGTTATATTAGGTGAGCATAACGTTATCCAAGGGCTTGAAGAAGCATTATATCAAATGAACCCCGGAGAAGAAAAAGAGATCGAAATACCTCCAGAAAAAGCTTATGGCCTAAGAGATAATACAAAAGTCAAAACAATACCTTTAGGGGATTTGAAGAGACAAGGAATAAGCCCATATCCAAATATGGTCGTTAGATTATCTAATGGTTCGTTAGCTGTAATTAAAAGTGTATCTGGAGGTAGAGTAATATTAGATTTAAATCACCCATTAGCTGGTAAAACTCTTGTATATAAAGTAAAGATAGTTAAAGTATTGGAAAGTGAGGCAGATAAGATAAAAGCGTTAATTGAAAGATGGTTAGGCTCCTCTTACGTTGATAAATTGAACATGGAGTTAGATGAGAAGAAGAATGTAAAATTTACTCTGCCTAAAGAATTATTCTTAGTTGAGGACATCCAAGTAAGAAAATATATGCTAGCAAAAGACATAATTAACTACGTATTACCAGACTCTACGATAACTTTCATCGAAAATTATAATAAAGATGTTTTTAGTCGATAA
- a CDS encoding 50S ribosomal protein L37e — MKGTPSFGKMNKSPTHVRCRRCGRNSFNVRKGYCAACGFGRTKKIRRYSWQNKKVNGLRLV, encoded by the coding sequence ATGAAAGGTACACCTTCATTCGGAAAAATGAACAAATCGCCGACTCACGTTAGATGCAGAAGATGTGGTAGAAATTCCTTTAACGTTAGAAAAGGTTATTGCGCTGCTTGTGGATTTGGTAGAACCAAAAAAATAAGAAGATATAGCTGGCAGAATAAGAAAGTAAATGGTCTGAGGCTTGTATAA
- the speE gene encoding polyamine aminopropyltransferase codes for MYEWHWHIEWQTPYEFHGHAITKVIAEEKTPYQRALLVELARFGKALILDGKIQSSLADEFIYHEALVHPLLLSLNNPEKVLILGGGEGATLREVLKHKSVKSATMVDIDPVVIDFAKKYLPEWHQGSFDNPRSKLIIKDGYKFIKETKEVYDAIVIDLTDPIKDSPSQLLYTKEFYEDLKKITKGGIVTQATSPSFSLETFSIIYNTIRQVFKKVSAGIVYVPAFDGLWGFVYASDNVAPTELTKDEVNKRIKERIQGELKFYDGETHYTMFSIPKHIREVIEKEKRISTKENPVAVPA; via the coding sequence ATGTATGAATGGCATTGGCATATTGAATGGCAAACGCCATATGAATTTCATGGCCATGCAATAACCAAAGTAATAGCGGAAGAGAAAACACCTTATCAAAGAGCTCTTTTAGTTGAATTAGCTAGATTTGGTAAAGCATTAATATTAGATGGGAAAATTCAATCATCATTAGCAGATGAGTTCATCTATCATGAAGCATTAGTTCATCCATTACTTTTATCACTCAATAACCCAGAAAAAGTCCTAATTTTAGGAGGAGGTGAAGGAGCTACTCTAAGAGAGGTTTTAAAGCATAAAAGTGTTAAAAGTGCAACAATGGTTGATATAGATCCAGTTGTAATTGACTTTGCTAAGAAATATTTACCAGAATGGCATCAAGGATCATTCGATAATCCAAGAAGCAAATTAATAATAAAAGATGGTTACAAATTTATAAAAGAAACTAAGGAAGTTTATGATGCAATAGTAATAGATTTAACTGATCCAATAAAAGATTCTCCCTCTCAGTTATTATACACTAAAGAGTTTTATGAAGATCTAAAGAAAATAACTAAAGGCGGAATAGTAACTCAAGCAACTTCTCCTTCATTCAGTTTAGAAACTTTCTCCATCATCTATAATACTATAAGGCAAGTATTCAAGAAAGTAAGTGCTGGAATAGTCTATGTACCAGCATTCGACGGATTATGGGGATTTGTTTACGCATCAGATAATGTAGCGCCTACTGAATTAACAAAAGATGAAGTCAACAAAAGAATAAAAGAAAGAATTCAGGGAGAATTGAAATTTTATGATGGTGAAACACACTATACCATGTTCAGTATTCCTAAGCATATAAGAGAGGTAATAGAAAAAGAGAAAAGGATTTCGACAAAGGAAAATCCTGTAGCTGTTCCAGCATAG
- a CDS encoding putative integrase: MGPLDKIVELYHKFKMEVEGGHSPSMLRPRFNPGHELERLENVSE; encoded by the coding sequence ATCGGTCCTTTAGATAAGATTGTCGAATTATATCACAAATTCAAAATGGAGGTTGAAGGTGGACATAGTCCTTCAATGCTGCGACCGAGATTTAATCCGGGCCACGAGCTCGAGAGGCTAGAAAATGTTTCAGAATAA
- a CDS encoding DUF131 domain-containing protein — MKLVYAGIGLLFLGIIILTLASISNIPISQTTTSGGFTGVIFIGPFPIIIGAGNSSQLPYLFTFGIIFTIIAIIFFILPWIFNQKSRGSSY; from the coding sequence ATGAAACTAGTTTATGCTGGCATAGGATTACTCTTTCTTGGTATTATTATTTTAACTTTAGCTTCGATTAGCAATATACCTATATCACAAACTACTACAAGTGGAGGGTTTACTGGAGTAATATTTATTGGACCATTTCCAATAATAATAGGAGCTGGTAATTCTTCTCAATTACCATATTTATTTACATTTGGCATAATATTTACAATAATTGCAATAATATTTTTCATATTACCATGGATATTTAACCAAAAAAGTCGCGGATCCAGCTATTAA
- a CDS encoding transcription initiation factor IIB: MSETNKSQASATPCPPDKIVFDEERGEYICTETGEVIEERAIDQGPEWRAFTPEEKEKRSRVGGPLNQTIHDMGISTVIDWKDKDAMGRTLDPKRRLEVLRWRKWQIRARIQSSIDRNLAQAMNELERIGNLLNLPKAVKDEAALIYRKAVEKGLVRGRSIESVVAASIYAACRRMKMARTLDEIAQFTKANRKEVARCYRLILRELDIEVPVSDPKDYVTRIGSLLGLSGATMKMAIDIIEKAKSSGLTAGKDPAGLAAAAIYIAALLNDERRTQKEIAQIAGVTEVTVRNRYKELTQELKIQIPNQ, from the coding sequence ATGTCAGAAACTAATAAATCTCAAGCTTCTGCAACTCCTTGTCCTCCTGATAAAATAGTTTTTGATGAGGAAAGAGGAGAATATATTTGTACAGAAACTGGTGAAGTAATAGAAGAGAGAGCTATTGATCAAGGGCCTGAATGGAGAGCTTTTACACCAGAGGAAAAAGAGAAGAGGAGCAGAGTTGGTGGTCCTCTTAATCAAACTATACATGATATGGGTATATCTACTGTAATTGACTGGAAAGATAAAGATGCTATGGGTAGGACTTTAGACCCTAAGAGAAGATTAGAGGTATTAAGATGGAGAAAGTGGCAAATTAGGGCTAGGATTCAATCTTCAATTGATAGAAACTTAGCTCAAGCTATGAATGAATTAGAGAGAATAGGGAACTTATTAAACTTACCTAAAGCTGTAAAAGATGAAGCAGCTTTAATATATAGGAAGGCGGTGGAGAAGGGATTAGTGAGAGGAAGAAGCATTGAGAGTGTGGTTGCTGCTTCAATATATGCAGCATGTAGAAGGATGAAGATGGCTAGAACTTTAGATGAAATTGCTCAATTTACTAAAGCTAATAGGAAAGAGGTCGCTAGATGTTATAGGTTAATATTGAGAGAACTTGATATAGAAGTACCAGTGAGTGATCCTAAGGATTATGTAACTAGAATTGGTAGCCTATTAGGCTTAAGTGGAGCTACAATGAAGATGGCTATTGATATTATAGAAAAAGCTAAAAGTTCTGGTTTGACTGCTGGTAAAGACCCAGCTGGATTAGCTGCTGCTGCAATTTATATTGCTGCATTACTTAACGATGAAAGAAGGACTCAAAAAGAGATTGCACAAATTGCTGGTGTTACTGAAGTAACAGTTAGAAACAGATACAAGGAATTAACACAAGAATTAAAGATTCAAATTCCAAATCAATAA
- the yciH gene encoding stress response translation initiation inhibitor YciH — MSDNLCGGLPPEICEQLNKEEQFIKIKVEKRRYGKEVTIIEGLSGSDMELKKIASELKSKLAAGGTVKNGKIELQGDHREKVKELLMKMGYPESNIIIIE; from the coding sequence ATGTCTGATAATCTTTGTGGAGGTTTACCACCAGAAATATGTGAACAACTAAATAAAGAAGAACAATTCATAAAAATAAAGGTAGAAAAAAGAAGATATGGAAAAGAAGTAACTATAATAGAAGGTTTATCTGGTTCTGACATGGAATTAAAGAAAATAGCTTCTGAACTCAAATCAAAATTAGCTGCTGGTGGCACTGTTAAAAATGGGAAAATAGAGTTACAAGGAGATCATAGAGAAAAAGTAAAAGAACTATTAATGAAAATGGGGTATCCAGAATCTAATATAATAATAATAGAGTAA
- a CDS encoding DNA-directed RNA polymerase subunit P, which produces MARYRCGKCWKEFDDEQLRALPGVRCPYCGYKIIYMVRKPTIKVVKAI; this is translated from the coding sequence ATGGCAAGGTATAGATGTGGAAAGTGCTGGAAAGAATTTGATGATGAACAATTGAGAGCTTTACCGGGTGTTAGATGTCCATATTGTGGATATAAAATAATTTATATGGTAAGGAAACCAACAATTAAGGTTGTTAAAGCGATCTAG